The Chryseobacterium sp. G0186 genome includes the window GTATTTCTACACGACTTTATCTGTATGACTACCCTACTATTGCTGATTTTAAACAGGGAAAATTGAATGAAAACTTGATTCTCATTGATGAATTTAAATAGTTACCCCATGAAAAAACTGAATTTGATCTATACAAAAATTGAAAATTTCTTTTTCAAACAGGATAATCAGGCGGAGTTCTTAAGCTTCTTCAGAATTTCGATAGGGATCATTATTATGCTACAGTTCCTTGCTGTAATGGCAGATTTTGAGAAGCTGTTTTCCAGTGACAGCATTATTCCACAGGACATCATGAATGTTTTCACCCCTGACTGGCTGATTACTTTTCCAAAAATTGTAACCTTTCTTCAATCTTTTGGCATTGTGGAAACTACAACGATTGCCATCACCAAAGTATCATTTATTACACTCTGTATTTTTATAATCACCGGCTTTTATTCCAGAATTTCCGCCTTTATATTACTCATCCTGCAGATTGCATTATTAAAGGGAAGTTCTTTTTTTGCCTATGGAGCAGATTTTTTCACGAGCATGTCTTTATTTTATCTTATACTTTTTCCCTCTGATAACAGTTTCTCACTCAAAAATTTCATTTTCCGGAAAAAACCACGAGAGATTAATATCACTCCTGTCAAAAGATTATTTCAGCTGCATATTTCCATTGCTTATTTTTTCTCAGGTTTGGATAAAGCTTTAGGATTTAACTGGTGGAATGGTGAGTCTATTTGGAAAGCCATTCATCTGCCTTACTCCAATAGAGACCTGAATATTGATTTTACCTGGCTGGCAGAGCATTCCTACCTTTTAATCATTATAGGATGGAGTACCATTCTTATAGAGATAGGTTATCCGTTTTTTATCTGGTATAAAAAAACACAAAAAACATGGCTTTTTCTTACTGTTTCCATGCATATAGGAATCGCTTTGATCCTCAATCTATATTACTTTTCTGCCATTATGATTATCTGGAATATAACCAATTTCTATTTTGAACAGTCCGCAAAAAAAACGGTTCATGCTGCAAAAAAAAGAATGCCTACACATTCTCTTTCCAAGCCAATCATTTGATCATAAAAAAAAATCCCGAATTACTTCGGGATTCTTTTATTTAGTATGGTTTAATTATTTCTTCGGAGCAATGTCCATCAGCTTCATAAACTCATCTAGCTTAGGCATGATGATGATTTCTGTTCTTCTGTTTTCCCCTCTGCCGGAAACACTCATGTTCGTCGCTTTAGGATTGTATTCGGAGCGACCTCCTGCTGTCATTCTTGCCGGGTCTACTCCAAACTGAGTCTGAAGAACTTTAGCAACAGAGGTACCTCTTAATGCAGAAAGATCCCAGTTGTCTCTTGGTAGATTTGGAGAATTTAAAGGAGCATTATCTGTATTTCCTTCAATCAATACAGAATATTTATCGTAGTCATTAATCACTTTCGCAACCTTACCTAACACTTCCTGAGCTGCAGGCAGGATGTTGTAATCTCCTGTTTTGTACAACATTTTATCTGAAAGAGAGATCATTACCACTCCTTTCAACACTTTTACCTGTACATCTTCATCAGATACATTATCCAAAGATCTTTTCAGCTTGTTAGACAACGCAAGGTTCAGGCTGTCATTTTTAGCATTGTTTGAAATCAACTGCTTGATATACGAGTTGGAAGCATTAATCTCACCTACCAGCTTATCAATATTTGCAGAGCTTTTCCCTGTGTTAGACAGACATGCATCAAGTGATGACTTTAAAGCATCGTGTTGGCTTTTCAATAAATTGTTTTCACCTGACAATGCAGAGTTTTGAGATTTCAAATCCTGAATTTCTCTCTGTCTTTCTCCGATATTTTCAATACACTGCTTATAGTTACCACTCAGGGCGTCATATTGCTTCTTGCTCACACAAGATGTCATACCCAACGCCATTGCAGAAACCGCTAAAATTTTAATAATCTTCATAAGTAATCATTTTTAGACTACTCAAAGTTAGGTAAATTCAATTGAATTATATGGTTTATCTTTGCATAAAAGAAATTCTCAACATATATGTTGAACCCATTCAGCTTTAAAAGTCAACTAGAAAATCTTGTTCACCAATCCGAAAATCACACCTATCTTTTAGCGGTGAGCGGAGGAGCCGATTCTATGGTTCTAGCCTCATTATTTCAGGATTTGAGAGAAAATATACAAGATAAAGGATACCCGTTTCAGGTAGCTCATATCAATTATAAACTTCGTGGAAAGGATTCTGATCTGGATCAAAAAGTAGTACAGGATTTTTGTGAGAAAAATCATATTAAATTTCACTTGTATGAAGTTTCAGAAAAGGATAAAAAACCGGAAAACTCTATTCAACTCTGGGCAAGGGAACTCCGCTATGCTTTTTTCAAAGAGATACAACAAAAAGAAAAACTGAAATTTCTTGTTACAGCGCATCATTTGAATGATCAACTGGAAACCTTTCTCATCAATCTTTCCAAGGCAGCCGGCATTAAGGGTTTGAGTGGTATTCCCTCCAATGACAATAATATTGTAAGACCTCTGCTCCATTTTTCAAAAAAAGAAATTTATCAGTTTGCAGAACAAAATAAGATTGAGTTCCGGGAAGATCTTTCCAACAAAAAAAGTGATTATTTAAGAAATAAGATCAGAAATGAGATTGTCCCTAAATTACAGGAGACCAATGATCACTTTCTGGAAAACTTCAAAAAAAGTTCTTTTTATCTGAATCAAACCAAGGATTTTGTTCAAAAACAAATTCAGGAAATAGAAAATGCGCTTACTACATTTAACCAAGGCCATAAAATCTTA containing:
- a CDS encoding HTTM domain-containing protein — translated: MKKLNLIYTKIENFFFKQDNQAEFLSFFRISIGIIIMLQFLAVMADFEKLFSSDSIIPQDIMNVFTPDWLITFPKIVTFLQSFGIVETTTIAITKVSFITLCIFIITGFYSRISAFILLILQIALLKGSSFFAYGADFFTSMSLFYLILFPSDNSFSLKNFIFRKKPREINITPVKRLFQLHISIAYFFSGLDKALGFNWWNGESIWKAIHLPYSNRDLNIDFTWLAEHSYLLIIIGWSTILIEIGYPFFIWYKKTQKTWLFLTVSMHIGIALILNLYYFSAIMIIWNITNFYFEQSAKKTVHAAKKRMPTHSLSKPII
- a CDS encoding OmpA family protein — protein: MKIIKILAVSAMALGMTSCVSKKQYDALSGNYKQCIENIGERQREIQDLKSQNSALSGENNLLKSQHDALKSSLDACLSNTGKSSANIDKLVGEINASNSYIKQLISNNAKNDSLNLALSNKLKRSLDNVSDEDVQVKVLKGVVMISLSDKMLYKTGDYNILPAAQEVLGKVAKVINDYDKYSVLIEGNTDNAPLNSPNLPRDNWDLSALRGTSVAKVLQTQFGVDPARMTAGGRSEYNPKATNMSVSGRGENRRTEIIIMPKLDEFMKLMDIAPKK
- the tilS gene encoding tRNA lysidine(34) synthetase TilS, which translates into the protein MLNPFSFKSQLENLVHQSENHTYLLAVSGGADSMVLASLFQDLRENIQDKGYPFQVAHINYKLRGKDSDLDQKVVQDFCEKNHIKFHLYEVSEKDKKPENSIQLWARELRYAFFKEIQQKEKLKFLVTAHHLNDQLETFLINLSKAAGIKGLSGIPSNDNNIVRPLLHFSKKEIYQFAEQNKIEFREDLSNKKSDYLRNKIRNEIVPKLQETNDHFLENFKKSSFYLNQTKDFVQKQIQEIENALTTFNQGHKILSKEKLDQESDFVKFEILKKYGFSQEEEIPKIFKAENNSYFFSKEYQLIVCRNELILIDRNYEQETNDNILLIDHFDFSESQASINILSSIEDIDGIDKNFEWDFDAEKLHFPLHLRKQQDGDEFYPTGFSGKKKVSKFFRDEKLSILARQKIWILADSNNSVLGILPFRQDRRYAKDEKTKCILKIFNEMNNEI